The following coding sequences are from one Anguilla rostrata isolate EN2019 chromosome 16, ASM1855537v3, whole genome shotgun sequence window:
- the smad3b gene encoding mothers against decapentaplegic homolog 3b → MSILPFTPPIVKRLLGWKKGEQNGQEEKWCEKAVKSLVKKLKKTGQLDELEKAITTQNINTKCITIPRSLDGRLQVSHRKGLPHVIYCRLWRWPDLQSHHELRAMELCEFAFHMKKDEVCVNPYHYQRVETPVLPPVLVPRYTEIPSEFPPLDDYSHSIPENTNFPAGIEPQSNYIPETPPPGYLSEDGETSDHQMNHSMDAGSPNLSPNPVSPAHTNLDLQPVTYCEPAFWCSISYYELNQRVGETFHASQPSLTVDGFTDPSNSERFCLGLLSNVNRNAAVELTRRHIGRGVRLYYIGGEVFAECLSDSAIFVQSPNCNQRYGWHPATVCKIPPGCNLKIFNNQEFAALLAQSVNQGFEAVYQLTRMCTIRMSFVKGWGAEYRRQTVTSTPCWIELHLNGPLQWLDKVLTQMGSPSIRCSSVS, encoded by the exons ATGTCAATTTTACCTTTTACTCCCCCGATTGTGAAAAGGCTTTTGGGCTGGAAAAAAGGAGAACAGAACGGCCAAGAAGAGAAGTGGTGCGAAAAGGCGGTTAAAAGCCTCGTGAAGAAGTTGAAAAAGACTGGTCAACTGGATGAGTTGGAAAAAGCCATCACCACGCAGAATATCAACACGAAATGCATTACCATACCGAG gtctCTGGATGGCCGCCTGCAGGTGTCCCACAGGAAGGGGCTGCCCCATGTCATATACTGCCGGCTGTGGCGCTGGCCGGACCTGCAGAGCCACCACGAGCTGCGGGCCATGGAGCTGTGCGAGTTCGCCTTCCACATGAAGAAGGACGAGGTGTGCGTCAACCCCTACCACTACCAGAGGGTGGAGACGCCAG TGCTGCCCCCGGTCCTGGTTCCTCGGTACACAGAGATCCCCAGTGAATTCCCACCACTGGATGACTACAGCCACTCCATCCCCGAGAACACCAACTTCCCCGCCGGCATCGAGCCCCAGAGCAACTACATCCCCG agACGCCTCCGCCAGGCTACCTCAGTGAGGACGGGGAGACCAGCGACCACCAGATGAACCACAGCATGGACGCCG GGTCCCCAAACCTGTCGCCCAACCCCGTCTCTCCAGCACACACCAACCTGG ACCTGCAGCCGGTGACGTACTGTGAGCCGGCGTTCTGGTGCTCCATATCCTACTATGAGCTGAACCAGCGCGTGGGGGAGACCTTCCACGCCTCCCAGCCCTCGCTCACTGTGGACGGCTTCACTGACCCGTCCAACTCTGAGCGCTTCTGCCTGGGCCTGCTCTCCAACGTCAACCGCAACGCCGCCGTGGAGCTCACCCGTCGGCACATCG GCAGGGGGGTGCGGCTGTACTACATCGGGGGAGAGGTGTTTGCCGAATGCCTCAGCGACAGCGCCATCTTTGTCCAGAGTCCAAACTGCAACCAGCGCTACGGCTGGCACCCAGCCACCGTCTGCAAGATCCCACCAG GCTGCAACCTGAAGATCTTCAACAACCAGGAGTTTGCCGCCCTGCTGGCCCAGTCGGTGAACCAGGGCTTCGAGGCGGTGTACCAGCTCACCCGCATGTGCACCATCCGCATGAGCTTCGTCAAGGGCTGGGGGGCGGAGTACAG